The genome window CTCGTCGACAAGGACCTGTGGGGCCACGTCCGCCGCTGGGCGGGCATCATGATCGCGATCATCCTGGTCAAGCCCGTCATCGTCATCGTGCTCGGCCTCGCCGGCGCCCTGACCACGGAGGAGGGCCCCGACTCCCTCGCCGCGGTCGTCTCCGGCCTCGCCATCATCCTCCTCGCCATCTTCGCCTCGGCGATGATCTACCGCTTCGTCCCGGGCTTCGGCGACGAGATCGCCAACTCCCGCAACAACCGCATCATGCGCGGCGCCGAAGGCAAGGCCGCCGCCGTGATCAGCTCCCCCGCCAGCCTCGTCGCCCAGGGCATCAAGACCCACAGCTCCCGGGCCGACAACAACGGCGGAGGCGGCGGCAGCAGCACCCCCCGCCCGGCCAACCCCGCATCCGGCGGCGTGGCGGCCCACAGCTCACGCCCGGCGAACGGAGGCGGCGGAACTGTCCCCTCCGCCGCACCCCCGCCCCGCACAAGCCCGGTCAACACCCCCCACGCCGGCAACACCCGCAACAGCAGCTCCAACCGCACGGGAGGTGAAGGGCGTTGACGGCTGATTCCCACGCGGCCCATATGTCCCACCCGGTCACGCCCCGCCGTACCTATCTGATCGGCCGCGCCCGGCCGAACGCGATCATCGGCCGGAACCGCGAGTCCGGCGAGATCGCGCTGATCATCGCGGGCGCGTTCCTCGGCATGATGTGCGGCCTCCTCGTCCCGGTGCTCGTCCCGCGCATCGCCCTGCTGACGGGCTTCCCGATGCTGGCGCTGGCCGCGGTGTACGTGCCCTACAAGCGGCGGACCTTCTACAAGTGGTTCGAGATCAACCGCAGTTACAAGCGCAGCCTGCGCAGCGGCACCACCTACCGCTCCGCCAACATGGAGGCGGGCACCCGCCTCGACGGCCGTGAGGTCGAGGTCGGCCCCCCGCCCGGCATCGGCCGCATCACCTGGCTCGCCGCGCCCTTCGGCCCGGACGAGATCGCCGTCCTGCTGCACGCCGACCGCCGTACCGTCACCGCCGCCATCGAGATCGAGGGCCCCGGCGTCGGCCTGCGCGACTCCGAGGACCAGGAAGCCCTCGTCGACCGCTTCGGCACCCTCCTCAAGCACGTGGCCAACGGCGACGGCTTCGTCACCCGCCTGCAAATGCTCGCCCGCACGCTCCCCGCCGACCCGGACGCCCACGCCAAGGACGTCGCCCAGCGCGGCGACGAACGCGCCCCCGGCTGGCTGCAGCAGTCGTACGACCAACTGCAGTCCATGGTCTCCACCAGCAGCGAGCAGCACCGCGCGTACCTCGTCGCCTGTATGCACTACACCCGCGAACTCGCCGCCGAGGGCCACGCCATGGCCCGCGCCGCCCGCCCGCACGGCCGCAAGCTCGACAAGGACGCCGGGCTCGCTGTCGTCATGGCCCGTGAGCTGACGGACATCTGCTCGCGCCTCCAGGAGGCCGACATCCGCGTACGGCAGCCGCTGGGCCAGGGCCGCCTCGCCTCCCTCATCCACTCCATGTACGACCCGGACCACCCCATCGACCACATCCAGGCCATGACCAAGCGCAATGCCTGGCCGGCCGAACTGGACGCGATGGAGCCGGACTACCTCCAGGCCAAGACCCGCGAGTCCTCCACCCGCGCCCCCTGGTGCCACGCCACGGCCTGGGTGAAGGAATGGCCGATGACCCCGGTCGGCGTCAACTTCCTGGCACCGCTGCTCGTCCACACCCCGGACGTCATCCGCACGGTCGCCGTCACGATGGACCTCGAACCCACCGAGGTCGCCATCGAACGCATGCTCACCGAGAAGACGAACGACGAGGCGGAGGCCTCCCGCGCCGCCAAGATGAACCGCACCGTCGACCCCCGGGACGTGGCCTCCCACTCCCGGCTCGACCAGCGCGGCGAGGACCTCGCGAGCGGCGCGGCCGGCGTCAACCTGGTCGGCTGGATCACCGTCTCCTCCCGCTCCCCGGAGGCCCTGGCACGCGACAAGCGCACGATAAGGGCCTCAGCCGGCAAGTCGTATCTGAAGCTGGAGTGGTGCGACCGCGAACACCACCGGGCCTTTGTCAACACGCTCCCGTTCGCCACCGGAATCCGAAGGTAGGGCCACCGCGATGCGGGATCACCCGAGGGCCCCTGGAGCCCAACCGCACCTGGAGGTGAGGCGCTGATGCGGGACCCCATGTCCGTCCTCACGGACGCCTTCACGTCCTTCCTCTTCGGCAAGGTCGAGACCACCCGTCTCCCCGTGCGCACCTCCACGGGCCAGGCCCAGGCGGTCTACCTCCCGACCGCCGCCCCCGGCCTCGGCGACTCCGGCGTGATCATCGGCCGCGAGGTCTACTCCGGCAAGGGGTACATCTACGACCCCTTCCAGCTCTACGGCCAGCAGCTCCCCGCCCCGCACTGGCTCGTCCTCGGCGAGTCCGGCAACGGCAAGTCGGCCCTGGAGAAGACGTACGTCCTGCGGCAGTTGCGCTTCCGCGACCGTCAGGTCGTCGTCCTCGACGCCCAGGGCGAGGACGGCGTCGGCGAATGGAACCTCATCGCGCAGGAGCTGGGAATAACTCCCATCCGCCTGGACCCGACGGCCGCCCTGGACATGGGCATCCGCCTCAACCCCCTCGACCCCTCGATCACCACGACGGGCCAGCTGGCGCTGCTCCGCACGATCATCGAGGTGGCGATGGGCCACGGCCTGGACGAACGCTCCGGCTTCGCCCTCAAGGTCGCCCACGCCTACGTCAACGAGACGATCGTCGAACGCCAGCCGGTCCTCACCGACATCGTCGAGCAACTCCGCCACCCAGAACCGGAGTCCGCGGAGGCGATGAACGTCGCCATAGACGACGTACGGGCCTGGGGCCTGGACGTGGCGCTGGTCCTGGACCGCCTGGTCGACGGCGACCTCCGAGGCATGTTCGACGGCCCGACGACCGTGGGCATCGACCTCGACGCGCCCCTCATCGTCTTCGACCTCTCCCACATCGACCGCAACTCCATCGCCATGCCCATCCTCATGGCGATCGTCGGCGTCTGGCTGGAGCACACCTGGATCCGCCCCGACCGGAAGAAGCGCATCTTCCTGGTCGAGGAGGCCTGGCACATCATCAACAGCCCCTTCGTCGCCCAGCTGTTCCAGCGCCTGCTGAAGTTCGGCCGCCGGCTCGGTCTGTCCTTCGTCGCCGTCGTCCACCACCTGTCCGACGTGGTCGACGGAGCGGCGGCCAAGGAAGCCTCGGCCATCCTCAAAATGGCCTCGACCAGGACGATCTACGCCCAGAAGGCGGACGAGGCCCGCGCCACGGGCCGCGTCCTCGGCCTGCCCCGCTGGGCGGTGGAGATCATCCCCACCCTCACCCCCGGCATCGCCGTCTGGGACGTCAACGGCAATGTCCAGGTGGTCAAACACCTGATCACCGAGACCGAACGCCCCCTGGTCTTCACCGACCGCGCGATGACCGAGTCGTCCGTCGACCACCTGCTGGACGAGGACGACGCCTTCCACGCCGCCGAACTGGAGGCCGAGGAACGGGCAGCCGCGTTCGTCGAACACCGCCTGAGCGAGGTCGACGGCTACGGCTCCTCCGAGTCGACGGTGGCCTGAGCGGGACCAGTGACGAGCCGGAACGAGCAGGGTCAGGGCGGGGTACGAACATGTACGGCGTGAACGGCGTGAACGGCGGCGGAGGAAACGGCGTGAACGGCGGCATGCGATGAGACCGGACGACCGACGCCCCGAGCAGGGCGGCGGCGGCATCCCCGACGGGCTGCTGATCGCCCTCCTCGGCTTCCTGGTGTGCCTGACCCTGCTGGTCTGGTCCGCCACCGGTCTGGCCGGCCTCTTCGCCCACGGCGCCTGGCCCGACGCCGTCACCTTCACCCGCACCCCCCTGGCGGTACGCAGCCTGGTCTCCGCCCCCCAGGACCTCCCCGCGGCCTGGCCGGACACCCCCGCCGCCCAGCTCTCCGGCTACGGCCTCTTCTGGGGCCTCTTCATCAGCCAGCTCATGGTCCTCCTCGTCCTGGCCGTCTTCACCATGGGCACCCTGGCCCGCTGGAGAGCCGTACGGGCCCGGGAGAAGGCAACACGGGCCCAGGGCACGAGCCCGACGGCAACGCCCGGAGCCCCGGCCACCACCCCCGCGACACCCCCGCCCCCGCCCCCGGCCGCGGTCCCGGCCCCGGCCGCGGTCCCGGCCGCGGTCCCGGCCCCGGCCCCGGTCCCGGTCCCGGTCCCGGTCACACACGACACCACGCCCCACCTCCCCGAACCCCGCCACGACACCCCCCTGCCCACCCCCGTCGCCACGGCACCCGCGACACCCCCGGCAGCCCACGCCGCCCCTGCCCCCGGCACGGGCACGGGCACCGGCACCGGCACCGGCACCGCTCACCCGACCGCCTGGGCGAACCCGGCCCCCACGGTCGTCCTGGGCCCCGCCGAGGCCCGCCGCCCCGCCGCCGCCCAGGCCGTACGGGATGCCGAGGGCCCCGCCCTGGTAATCACCTCCGACCCCACCCTCTGGTCGGACACGAAGGACGCCCGCGCGAAGCTCGGCCCGGTCCTCCTCTACGACCCGGCGCACCGCTGCGACACCCCGGCCCGCCTCCACTGGTCCCCCGTCACCGGCTGCGAGGACAAACCGACGGCGGCGGCCAGGGCGACCGCGCTCCTCGCGCCCATCCGCCCCACGGCGAAGATCGACCAGGCCATGGCGGACACCGCGGAGACCCTTCTGCGCAGCTACCTCCACGCCGCCGCCATAGACAGCCGCACCATCCGCCATCTGCACCGCTGGGCCCAGGGCGGCAACGTCCAGGAAGCGGTACGCACCCTCCGTACGAACCCGAAGGCGGCACCCGGCGCCGCGGGCGAACTGGAGTCGGCCCTCACCTCGCACCCCGAACGCCGGGACATCGCGCAGCAGTTGACGGCACGGGCGCTCTCCGCTCTCTCCACGGTCAACGTCCGGGAATCCTGCACCCCGAACCGAGCGGACGCCCTCGCCCTGGATTCCTTCGTGCACGAGGGGGGAACGCTCTATGTGGTCGGCGACCCCATCGAGGACCCCAAGGCGAACCCCTCCGCCATGCCTCTGTTGACGGCCCTCGCCTCAAGCGTGGTCGAGCGCGGCCGGCGCATGGCCGAACGGTCATCCTCCGGCCGCCTCGACCCACCACTCACCCTGGTCCTGGACGACGTGGCGGCCGTGGCCCCCCTCCCCCAGCTCCCGGCTCTCCTGACCTCGGGCCCCGACCACGGCCTCCCCACCCTGGCCCTCCTCCGCTCCCGCGAACAGGCCCGTTCCCGCTGGCCGAACGCCGAACTCCCGCTGCCGTAACGGCGAGCGCGACGGCAAGGTCAGGAAGAGGCGTCCCCGTCCGGCACGGCATACCCGGCGACGGACGGCCACCGCACGGTCAGCACCACCGACTCCTCCTCCGCGACCCAGGAGTGGTCCACCCCGCGCCCCCAGACGACATAGTCGCCCTGGCGCTCCAACACGACGCTACGGCCGGGGAAGTCGACCCGGAAACGACCGCTGATCAGCACTTGCAGGGCGGTACGTTCCTCACCCCGGACCCACTGCGCACGGGTGTCACCCCGTGGATGCACACCCCACTTGATCTCCACCGCCTCGCTCCGGCGCGGATCCCCCTCGGCCTTGAAATGCCCGAGCAGCCAACCCCGGTCCAGCACCGCGTCCTTGCCCGCGTTGCCCACATACACGCTGTCGTCCATGCCGCCGAACGCTAACACCGGCCCCCGCCCCTACCCGGACCGCAGCACGCACTCCAGCTCCCGCCCTTCGTCCCCCACCACGATCACCCCGCTCCCCACGAACCCGACCCGCCGATAGAAGCCCACGGCCCGCGCATTCCCCTCATTCACGAACAACCGCACCCGCTCGACCCCGGCCACCTCGCGCGCCCACGCCACCGCGACGGCGAACATCGCCTCGCCCACACCCTTCCCCCGGTGCCCGTCCCGCAGGAACACCCCCACCAGATGCCCCTGCCGCCGCTCGACGATCCCCCCGAAGAAGTCCCGCACCCCGGCCTCCTCCACCAGCACGGTCACGGTCCCGACCCACTCACCGCCCGCGCTCTCCACCACGAACTGCCGCCGCTCCCGCACCCCCTCCGCGGCGCCCTCCGTCCGCTCCTTCCAGAACGCGTCCGGCCGCGCCACGGCCTGCTCGTACGTCTCCAGAAACGCCAGCCGCGCCACCGGATCCCGCAGCGCGGCCAGCCTCAACTCCCGTACCTCGCGCCATTCGTCGGCACGGACGGACCGGATCCCGTACCCCTCGGGAACGGCGGGACTCTCACCACTCGCAGGCAGCCTCATCCCGCTCACGCTAATACCGGGGTACTACACCTTCACCCGATTTCCGGCTCCGGTCGGACGCCCCGGCCCCGCCCACGTACGAGGATGCCCCCGTGACAACCGACGGCACCGAGACCAAGTGGCACCCCACCGGCCCCCAGCCCCTCACCCGCCACTTCCAGCGCCTCACCCAACGAGCCCGCGATCTCGACCGCCGCCGTCCCCTCCTCTGGGACCTGCTCGTCACGGGCTTCTTCGTGACGGCCGCTCTCATCGACCAGACCAGCGGCGGCTGGCGGAACGTCGCCGAGAACCCCACGCACCCCGGCTGGCTGATCACCACCCTCTCCCTGGGCCTCACCGTCCCCCTCCTCAAGCGCCGCACACACCCCTTCGCGGTCCTCCTGACGACACTCCCGTTCGCCCTCGTCAACACCTGGACCGGCGCCTCCCTCCAGGCCGGCGAGGTCTGTCTGCTCACCCTGTTCCACATAGCGCTGCGTACCCGCCACAGCACCCTGCTCCGCTCGTACGCCCTGGCCGTCCTGCCGTATGTGTTCGGCGGCATCCGCTACCCGGCCGAGCAGGGCCTCGACCAGAACGTCGTCCCGGCCGCGACGGCCCTGGCCCTCGCCTCGGTCGCCGGCATAGCCGTCCGCACCCGCAAGGACTATCTGGCGTCCCTCGTCGAACGCGCCCACCAGCTGGAAGTCGAACGCGACCAGCAGCTCCGCCTCGCCGCCGCCGCCGAACGCGCCCGTATAGCCCGCGAGATGCACGACATCATCGGACACAACCTCTCGGTCATCACCGGCCTCGCCGACGGCGGTCGCTACGCCGCGGCGAAGAACCCCGCCCGCGCCACCGAGGCCCTCACCGCCATCTCCACCACCAGCCGCCAGGCCCTCGCCGAACTACGCCGTCTCCTGGACGTCCTGCGCGACGACCCCGAGGACCCCGCACACCCCACCCCACCGGCCGATCTCGCCCCCCAGCCCACCCTGACCGACCTGGACCGCCTCCTCACCGGCCTACGTTCCGCGGGCCTCGCCGTCCACACCACCGTCCGCGGCACCCCGACCCTCGCCCCCGGCCGCCAGCTCACCGTCTACCGCGTCATCCAGGAGGCCCTCACCAACACCCTCAAACACGCGGGACCGGGCGCCACCTCCCAACTCCACATCTCCTACGAGGAGTCCGGCGCCGTCGCCCTCACCCTCACCGACACCGCCCGCACACCCCCCACCCCGCCCTCGCCCACGCACAGCGGTCGCGGCCTCCCCGGCATGCGCGAACGAACAGCCCTGTACGGCGGCACACTTGAGGCCGGCCCACTCCCCCACCCGCAGCGCGGCTGGCGAGTCCACCTTCACCTCCCGGAGGAAACCCCGCAGTGACCACCGTCCTCGTCGCCGACGACCAGCCCCTCCAGCGCCTCGGCTTCCGCATGCTTCTGGAGAGCCAGGACGACATGACCCTCGTCGGCGAGGCCCCGGGCGGCAGCGAGGCGGTCCGTATGACGGCCGAGCTGCACCCCGACGTGGTCCTGATGGACGTCCGCATGCCCGGCCTGGACGGCATCGAGGCCACCCGCCGCATCGTCTCCGCGGGCGACCGCACCCGCGTCCTCATCCTCACCACGTTCGACCTCGACGAGTACGCCTACGCGGGCCTCCGCGCCGGCGCCTCCGGATTCCTGGTCAAGGACGCCCTCCCCGAGGAACTTCTCTCCGGCATACGGGCGGTCGCCTCCGGAGACGCGGTGGTCGCCCCCAGCCTGACCCGCCGCCTCCTCGACACCTACGTCCATCACCTGCCGAAGTCCGTGGAATCCACCGACCCCGAACTCCCGGACCCACGCCTCGCACCCCTCACCGACCGCGAACGGGAAATCCTCACCGTCGTCGGAAAGGGCTGGACGAACACCGAGATAGCCGCCCGCCTCCACCTCGCGGAATCCACGGTCAAAACCCATGTGGGCCGCATCCTGGCGAAGACCGGCTCTCGGGACCGTATCCAGGCGGTGATCCTGGCGTACGACACCAAACTGGTGGAGCCGTCCTGAACAAAGTGCCCGGAACGCAGAAAACCCCCGCCGGATTCCCGGCGGGGGTTTTCGCAATATTTGTTCGGCGGCGTCCTACTCTCCCACAGGGTCCCCCCTGCAGTACCATCGGCGCTGTAAGGCTTAGCTTCCGGGTTCGGAATGTAACCGGGCGTTTCCCTCACGCTATGACCACCGAAACACTATGAAACACTCAACCGCA of Streptomyces phaeolivaceus contains these proteins:
- a CDS encoding SCO6880 family protein gives rise to the protein MSHPVTPRRTYLIGRARPNAIIGRNRESGEIALIIAGAFLGMMCGLLVPVLVPRIALLTGFPMLALAAVYVPYKRRTFYKWFEINRSYKRSLRSGTTYRSANMEAGTRLDGREVEVGPPPGIGRITWLAAPFGPDEIAVLLHADRRTVTAAIEIEGPGVGLRDSEDQEALVDRFGTLLKHVANGDGFVTRLQMLARTLPADPDAHAKDVAQRGDERAPGWLQQSYDQLQSMVSTSSEQHRAYLVACMHYTRELAAEGHAMARAARPHGRKLDKDAGLAVVMARELTDICSRLQEADIRVRQPLGQGRLASLIHSMYDPDHPIDHIQAMTKRNAWPAELDAMEPDYLQAKTRESSTRAPWCHATAWVKEWPMTPVGVNFLAPLLVHTPDVIRTVAVTMDLEPTEVAIERMLTEKTNDEAEASRAAKMNRTVDPRDVASHSRLDQRGEDLASGAAGVNLVGWITVSSRSPEALARDKRTIRASAGKSYLKLEWCDREHHRAFVNTLPFATGIRR
- a CDS encoding ATP-binding protein, with product MRDPMSVLTDAFTSFLFGKVETTRLPVRTSTGQAQAVYLPTAAPGLGDSGVIIGREVYSGKGYIYDPFQLYGQQLPAPHWLVLGESGNGKSALEKTYVLRQLRFRDRQVVVLDAQGEDGVGEWNLIAQELGITPIRLDPTAALDMGIRLNPLDPSITTTGQLALLRTIIEVAMGHGLDERSGFALKVAHAYVNETIVERQPVLTDIVEQLRHPEPESAEAMNVAIDDVRAWGLDVALVLDRLVDGDLRGMFDGPTTVGIDLDAPLIVFDLSHIDRNSIAMPILMAIVGVWLEHTWIRPDRKKRIFLVEEAWHIINSPFVAQLFQRLLKFGRRLGLSFVAVVHHLSDVVDGAAAKEASAILKMASTRTIYAQKADEARATGRVLGLPRWAVEIIPTLTPGIAVWDVNGNVQVVKHLITETERPLVFTDRAMTESSVDHLLDEDDAFHAAELEAEERAAAFVEHRLSEVDGYGSSESTVA
- a CDS encoding type IV secretory system conjugative DNA transfer family protein, producing MRPDDRRPEQGGGGIPDGLLIALLGFLVCLTLLVWSATGLAGLFAHGAWPDAVTFTRTPLAVRSLVSAPQDLPAAWPDTPAAQLSGYGLFWGLFISQLMVLLVLAVFTMGTLARWRAVRAREKATRAQGTSPTATPGAPATTPATPPPPPPAAVPAPAAVPAAVPAPAPVPVPVPVTHDTTPHLPEPRHDTPLPTPVATAPATPPAAHAAPAPGTGTGTGTGTGTAHPTAWANPAPTVVLGPAEARRPAAAQAVRDAEGPALVITSDPTLWSDTKDARAKLGPVLLYDPAHRCDTPARLHWSPVTGCEDKPTAAARATALLAPIRPTAKIDQAMADTAETLLRSYLHAAAIDSRTIRHLHRWAQGGNVQEAVRTLRTNPKAAPGAAGELESALTSHPERRDIAQQLTARALSALSTVNVRESCTPNRADALALDSFVHEGGTLYVVGDPIEDPKANPSAMPLLTALASSVVERGRRMAERSSSGRLDPPLTLVLDDVAAVAPLPQLPALLTSGPDHGLPTLALLRSREQARSRWPNAELPLP
- a CDS encoding cupin domain-containing protein: MDDSVYVGNAGKDAVLDRGWLLGHFKAEGDPRRSEAVEIKWGVHPRGDTRAQWVRGEERTALQVLISGRFRVDFPGRSVVLERQGDYVVWGRGVDHSWVAEEESVVLTVRWPSVAGYAVPDGDASS
- a CDS encoding GNAT family N-acetyltransferase, which produces MRLPASGESPAVPEGYGIRSVRADEWREVRELRLAALRDPVARLAFLETYEQAVARPDAFWKERTEGAAEGVRERRQFVVESAGGEWVGTVTVLVEEAGVRDFFGGIVERRQGHLVGVFLRDGHRGKGVGEAMFAVAVAWAREVAGVERVRLFVNEGNARAVGFYRRVGFVGSGVIVVGDEGRELECVLRSG
- a CDS encoding sensor histidine kinase, producing MTTDGTETKWHPTGPQPLTRHFQRLTQRARDLDRRRPLLWDLLVTGFFVTAALIDQTSGGWRNVAENPTHPGWLITTLSLGLTVPLLKRRTHPFAVLLTTLPFALVNTWTGASLQAGEVCLLTLFHIALRTRHSTLLRSYALAVLPYVFGGIRYPAEQGLDQNVVPAATALALASVAGIAVRTRKDYLASLVERAHQLEVERDQQLRLAAAAERARIAREMHDIIGHNLSVITGLADGGRYAAAKNPARATEALTAISTTSRQALAELRRLLDVLRDDPEDPAHPTPPADLAPQPTLTDLDRLLTGLRSAGLAVHTTVRGTPTLAPGRQLTVYRVIQEALTNTLKHAGPGATSQLHISYEESGAVALTLTDTARTPPTPPSPTHSGRGLPGMRERTALYGGTLEAGPLPHPQRGWRVHLHLPEETPQ
- a CDS encoding response regulator, whose product is MTTVLVADDQPLQRLGFRMLLESQDDMTLVGEAPGGSEAVRMTAELHPDVVLMDVRMPGLDGIEATRRIVSAGDRTRVLILTTFDLDEYAYAGLRAGASGFLVKDALPEELLSGIRAVASGDAVVAPSLTRRLLDTYVHHLPKSVESTDPELPDPRLAPLTDREREILTVVGKGWTNTEIAARLHLAESTVKTHVGRILAKTGSRDRIQAVILAYDTKLVEPS